TTCCTTTTACTTTGTGGGTCATAATGTAAAAACATATTCCCCCCCACATAGTAATTTTTTCGATCTGACCAATGTACCTTGAGGGATTCAATCAAAATGTTCATCTGATCTCGATGCCGTGCGGTTTCCATGGGTTCTCCATCATCATAGGGCAAGTCATCCTCTGTGGGAAGGGATTTAATACTTTCGAGGATTTCTGGCTCAGTGATGGGTTCCGTAAGGGAAGATAGATCTGGAAAGCTCATACCATTCTCCTGGAAGTTAAAGGTTCAAAAAGGACTAACTCTTTCAACCAAATTTTAATTTTATTTTAATTTTAACCTGGATTAAGATTGGATTCAAGAAAAAATTACTCCTCAACAAGGGGTCCTCTTTTTACCTTCCCGGGGGACTACTCATGGCTGCCAACAATTAAATTTGCCAGATCGACGGGAATGGCTTACCCTTATAAGGGAGGTGATACCAGCGTGTCGGATCACAAAATACTTCGCTGCACCCGGGACTTTATAGAACTTCTTAAAAAAGAAAACCAACTATGGATTCTGGAAGATGAGGTGGACCCCCATCTGGAGTTGGCCCAGATCCAGCGTGAGGTTTGTCGAAGAAAAGGACCTGCGGTGCTCTATACCCGGGTTAAAGGAACCCCTTTTCCCGTTGTAACCAATCTATATGGTTCTGCTCAACGATTGGAATTGGCCTTTGGGGAACGGCCCTTTCGATTTATTCAAAGGCTGGCCGAGATGATTCACCAATTGATGCCACCTACGGCCAAGAAACTATGGGCTACACGAAATGTGTGGGGGCAGGTTTTGAGAATCGGTCTGAAAAACCGCCGACGAGGAGCCGTTTTTGAGAATTCTATCCAACCGGTGGATTTGATGCAACTCCCTCAGATTAAAAGCTGGCCCGAGGATGGAGGGGCTTTTATTACTCTGCCGCTGGTTTATACCGAAAGTCCTTCCACTGGAAAAAGTAATCTGGGGATGTATCGGATGCAAATGTTTGACGCGACCCATGCAGGTATGCATATTCAAATCCATCGTGGGGGTGGATTTCACTATCATGAAGCGGAAACCTCCGGTAATCCCCTGCCGGTTAATGTCTTCATAGGGGGACCCCCTGCCATGACCCTTGCGGCCATAGCCCCCTTACCGGAAGATATTCCCGAATTGCTCTTTGCTTCTTTATTAATGGGACAGAAATTGGAAGTAGGCAGACCGGATAAAGCCTTCGGGCGTATTGTCTGGGACAGTGACTTTTGCCTGCAAGGATGGATCCCCCCTGGGAAAAGACGACCTGAAGGACCTTTCGGCGATCACTATGGTTACTATTCCCTTTGCCATGAGTATCCTTACATGGAAATTAAATCGATCCATTATCGAAAGGGAGCCATTTATCCCGCTACCGTAGTCGGCAGACCTCCCCAGGAAGATCACTACATTGCAGAGTTTTTACAAGAACTTTTAGCTCCACTTTTTCCCTTAGTAATGCCCGGTGTGATGAAGGTTTGGGCTTATGAAGAGTCCGGGGTTCATTCTCTGGCCGGAGCAGTAGTCAAGAACCGCTACTATAAAGAGGCCTTTACCAGTGCCTTGCGAATCCTGGGGGAAGGTCAATTGTCCCTGACCAAATTTTTGCTGGTTACCGATCAAAATGTGGATCCCAAGAACTTTAAAGAATTCTTCACCCGGATCCTCGAAAGGGCCGATTTTCGACAAGATCTTTTTATTCTTTCCAACATATCTCAGGATACTTTGGATTATACAGGACCCAGGATTAATGAAGGAAGTAAAGCTATTTTATTGGGGCTTGGAGAAAAAAAACGGACTCTGCCAACCCAGTGGCGAGGGACCTTTAAAAGTCCACAATTCACCCATGCCGAATATTTCTGCCCCGGAGTCCTTTGTGTAACCGGAACCTCATTTAAACACCGCCCCGATCTGGCTCTTGATTTGGTTCAAGAGCCTGCCATTCAAGACTTTGCGATGGTTTTTCTATTAGACGATGCCCGGGCAGCCGTCCGATCTCCAGAAGACTTCATCTGGCATGTATTCACACGCTTTGAGCCAGCCGCAGATATTTACGGACGGAAAGTGGAAGTACGATTTCATCTGGGTATAGAAGGACCTGTGGTCGTTGATTGTCGACTCAAACCCTGGTATCCTAAAGTCTTAGAAGAAGACCCTGAAGTAGCCAGGCGGGTTCAACAAAAGTGGGGAGCCACTCTGGATACCCTATGCAAACAAGGGTAACTCAGGAGTTTTAAGAACTCTACCAGGGGTCATTCCCTATTCCCCATTCGACTGAAGCCTGTCGGGGGATAAATTCCTTGAAACCCAGGACCCGGGCCATCCTCCGACAAACTCCAGACGGGCCGGGTAAAGAAACCCATTTTCCCGATTAATTTAAAAGGGTTACTTTCGGAAATATCCCCTATGACCTCGGCTCATTTTATCGTACACCCCCCGTGGAGGCACCACCCGTTGGGCTCTCACTTCCAGACGTACTGCCGGTTGCACCACTTATACCGGGTCCGGTTCTGTTCAACAGGCTACCCGATGTAGAGGTATTCCCCGGGGTAATCCCACCGGTTGTGGTTCCACTCTTTGGACTTGTCGTACCACTCTGTGTAACTGGACCGGTTGCAGTACCCGCCGTCGGAAAATGGCTTGTTCCACCTGATGCAGGATTACCTGGAGTTGTACTCTCCGGGGTCATAGAAGGAGTACCTCCGGTTATCCCGGTTCCTGTACCGGTTGGATTACCGGAACTGGCATTACCCGGGCCGGTTACCTTCCCGCCCGGATTATCGGTTGGGGTTGTAGCGATACCAGAACCTGGCGTACTATCCGGGGTATTACCTGCCCCTCCGACAATAGTCCCCCCAATAATGCCCGGTCGATTACCCCGTGTAACTACCCCGACGCTTTCCGTGTCTCTTTTATTTTCATGTACACATCCTGTAATTACCAGGAAGACCAGACTGACTATCCCTAATTCCCTCGTAAACATACTCCATTCCTTCCTTAAAGGGTTAAACAAATTTAAACTTACCTTAAACTAAATATAACTTATTTAAGTCTTGTTTTACAGTTTTAAATTATTTACTACCTTTTATTCATCGAAAGCCGGATTCATGAAAATCTGTTTATCCTTTTGGATGCTTTTCGATATTACTACCTTGTAAAGTTAAATTTGAATAACCGTTCTGCCCTCACCCCCGGCCCCTCTCCCGAAGCTTGGGGAGAGGGGAGTTGGAGATGAAAGCCACATTATAAGGTCAAAATTAAGGTAATCGGGTATGAAATGGAAGGAACTTGCGGCTTCCTTTCGTTTGTTCCTGAACCGGAAAAATTCTCTTTTTAAAAAAAGGATTTGACGAAGCGAGAAGAATCGGTTTTTATAAGATAACTCCGGAGGGAGGAACTTTCACCTTTAAAGGCCCTAGAAGGGAGTTAAGTTTGCTTTAAATCTCCGGATCGGCGAACTTATCCCATGGTGTGGGAATTAAAGGAGGGCAAAATGAATCGGGTTCATCAAATCCTTTTTTTAAATAGAAAGACCTTAGGGTTTTCCATAGGCCTGATAGCTATTGTTTTTGGGGCTTTGGGAATGACGGCTCCTAAAAGCGATATGCCCAGGCATGAAGACATGGTAACGGCTGCCCAAAAATTCTTGGAAGCATTAGGTCCTGGACTGGGAGCCAGGGCTGTTTTCCCCTTTGAGAGCGAAGAGAGGTTCAAGTGGCATTTTGTTCCCAATGAAATGTTTAAAAGAAGTGGTGTAAGTATCAAGGAAATGACCTATGATCAGCGAAAGGCCGCCCATGCCTTACTTCGGAGTGCTCTTAGTTCCCAGGGATACCTTAAAGCCACCAGTATTATGCAATTGGAAGCCGTTCTCCGAGAGATTGAAGATAGAGCGGGAACTCGAAGATTCGATCGGGATCCCGAGCTTTACTGGTTTAGGATCTTCGGAACCCCTTCCAATGATTCACCCTGGGGATGGAGCGTGAGCGGGCATCACCTTTCCCTTAATTTTTCTTCGGTTACCAACGAACTGACGGCGACCACCCCCCTGTTTACAGGTTCAAATCCGGCCCATGTTCTGGAGGGTCCCTATACAGGATTACGTATCCTGGCAGCAGAAGAAGATCTTGCCCGTGCACTTCTTGCCAGTTTAGATGAAAGTCAGCGTGCCAAAGCCATTCTTTCTCCAACTGCCCCCAAAGATATTCTTACAGAAAATGCCCGAAGACTCAATCTGGAAGCACCAACAGGACTCCCCGTCTCTGAGATGAATGAAAATCAGCGGAGTCTGCTCATGCGCCTGATCGCGGAATATATTCAAAACCTGCGGCGGGACCTGGCCCATGCTAAGCTTGAGAAGATCAAAAAGGCAGGAATTGAGAAAATTTATTTTGCCTGGGCCGGGAGTACGGAACCGGGTAAAGAACATTATTATCGTGTCCAGGGGCCGAACTTACTGATCGAATACGATAATACCCAAAATAATGCCAACCACATCCATGCCGTTTTAAGGGACCCTGAAGATGACTTCGGAGAGGATCTACTTCGCAAGCACTATGCAGAAAGCGAACATCATAAGAAAAATCAATAACCATACTAGTTTGGGGACACGGGGACTTCGGGACGCGGAGACTGGGAGACACGGGGACCTTGGAAGATAGAGATATTTCCCCGTGTCCCGAAGTCCCCGTGTCTCAAACCGGGTCCAGTTCGTGGATAAATAAAATCCTTACTCCAGGTAAATCCGATAAGGCCACCATGCAAAGAAATGCTCGTTTTCCAGGGCGGCCAGTTCTTCAAGCTCCTGTTGAAGTTCCAAAATACTATCGGGCAGTTTTGTATTTATACGGGTTTCCCTCAATCTCTTAAGTAAAATCTGGAACGGATTTTCTATTTTAGGATAGGCTACCAGCGTAATATCCTTTTCCTTAGGAATACCTATTTTCTCCTTTAAAATTTCAATGGCCGTCTCTATACCGCCTAATCGGTCTATCAGTCCCAACTCTACCGCACGCTTTCCCGTCCAGATCCGACCCTGTGCCACAGCATCCACTACTTCCAACGGCATCCTTCTTCCCTGGGAGACTTTGCTGATAAACTCATCATAACCGGCCTGAACATTGTGCCGAAATCTTTCCCGTTCTTCCTCTGTAAAGGTACGAACCGAGGTAAACATGCCTGCGTTTTTACCTCGCTGGAGGGTCTCGATATTCAACCCGATCAGATCGTATAGCCCTTTCGTGCTGAACTTTCCACCAAAAATTCCAATAGAACCGGTAATGGTTAAAGGATAAGCTACAATACAATCGGCGGGAACCGAAATATAGTAGGCACCGGAAGCTGCTACATCCGCCATAGAGACAACGACCGGCTTTTTTTGTCGGGCTTCTTGAATACTGTTCCAGATAATATCCGAGGCCTGAGAACTTCCACCGCTGCTATCCACCCGGAGAAGAATACCCTTGATCTTTTTATCTTCAACAAGGTTTTTAATTAGTTTAACCAGGGTGTCTGAACCGATCTGATTAGAGCCTCCCAGAGCATTTACACTTCTTCCAGATACAATAATTCCCTGGGCATAAATAATGGCTACTTTTTCCCCTTCTTCATGCAATCCCGGAGCTTTAACAGAAACACGGGCATATTGGGTATTGTTCAGTTTATTTAAAGGGGTTTTCTTTTCGGTGATGCGCCATCGGGTCAGCCATTTCTCCCAAACAGTTTCTTCCTTCTCAACTTGAGAATCGGCTTCTTCGGGAAGCCCCAGTTCCCTTCTCAACTTTTCATCGAGTTGGCTCTCATAAACCAACTCGTTAACTATCCCTGCAAGCAGGGATTCATAGGCTGTGTAAAGGCCATTATCGATCCATTCCTTTACCCGACTGATAGGAACCCCACGGGCCGCTGCTATTTGTTCAACATACCCATTGTAAAAATCGTCTAAAAGATCATTCATGACTTCCCGATGATCTTCAGACATGCTATCCCTTATAAAACTTTGGGGAGCCGTTTTGTATTTGCCGATGTAGACAAACTCAGGGGTAATACCTATTTTATCCAACATTTTTCTGTAAAAGGGAATCTCTACCCGTATACCACCTAAAAAGGTCTCTCCAGAAGGGGACAGATAAATTTTATCTGCGGGACTGACCAGGAAATACGACCGCATCCCGATATCCTCTAAGTAAGCAAATACCTTTTTCCCGGATTCCTTGAACTTTATAAGGGCCTCTCGTATTTCCTGGGTGGTTGTAAACTTTGCATGAAAGCGTTTGATATTCAAAAGAATCCCAATGATTCTTTTATCTATGGTTGCTTTTTTAAGGTTGTTTAAAATCCCTTGAAGAGTTTGAATATCTTCACCGGCCAGCCTGGTAGTAAAGGGATCCATGGGAGGCATATCCAGAATACTCCCTTCCATATTTATAACCAATACCGTATCAGGTTTTACTTTGGGTTCGCGAAAGAATTCCCAGTATAAAACCCCGATAAAGACAAGGAACAGAATAAAAAAAAGAATTCTTAAGCCCATTAAAAAATTTTTAAGCAGATTCCATAGGATCCTTATATAACCCATAACCTTGCTCCTCTTTGAAAGAAACAGTTTAAGGACTGTTAAATATTTCCCTGGTAACCTTTCAAATATGAGGTTATGTTAACTTTTTGTACAAGAAGTTTACAAGTATAAATGGAATCCGAGAGCAAAAGGAGGACAAAAGATCTTGACTCTTTGGCCAATTTATTACATAAAATGAGAAATAACGGCTTTAACCGTCCTGAAATGTCAGGCTACCCAGGTTCGCAGGAAACGCCTTATAATCCTGGGAAGAGATAGGAACATCCCAAGATAGCTTGGAAAGGAGATTTCTATGGGAAATTTAAAAGTTCCAGAAGGAATGCAGATAACGGGTAAGATTACCCCAGAATTTGAACAAATATTAACTTCCGAAGCCCTAAACTTTATAACCAGCTTGGAACGGGAGTTTGGAGAACGTCGCCGGGCCCTTCTACAAAAGCGAGTTGAAAGGCAGGCCGAGATCGATGCCGGTCAGATGCCTGATTTTTTAGCTGCCACCGAAAATATTCGGAAGGGTTCCTGGAAGGTGGCCCCTATTCCAGCGGATTTACAGAAACGGTGGGTTGAAATTACGGGACCTACCGATCGAAAAATGATGATCAATGCCTTTAACTGTGGTGCCGATATATTTATGGCAGACCTGGAGGACGCCAATTCACCGACCTGGCAAAACATGGTAGAGGGACAAATCAACCTGCGGGATGCTGTTGAGAGGAAGCTGGAATTTACCAGCCCGGAAGGAAAAAGTTATAAACTCAACGAACAGATCGCAACCCTGTTGGTACGTCCAAGGGGCTGGCATCTCCATGAAAAGCATGTTTTGATCGATGGTAAACCCATGTCCGGTTCACTCTTCGATTTTGGCCTCTACTTCTTCCATAATGCTCGAAAACTGGTAGAAAAAGGAACCGGACCTTACTTTTATCTCCCCAAGTTGGAAAGCCATCTGGAGGCCCGACTCTGGAATGATGTCTTTGAAATGGCTCAGGACACACTGGGTATTCCCCGGGGTACCATTAAAGCCACGGTACTTATTGAAACGATTCTGGCGGCTTTTGAAATGGATGAGATTCTCTATGAACTCCGGGATCACATCGCAGGACTCAATGCGGGACGTTGGGATTACCTGTTCAGCATCATTAAAAAGTTCCGGAACCGATCAGACCTTAATTTGCCGGATCGGGCTCAGATAACGATGACCGTACCATTTATGCGGGCCTATACAGAACTCCTTGTCAAAACCTGCCACCATCGCGGAGCCCACGCAATTGGAGGTATGGCTGCCTTCATTCCCAGCCGTAAAGATCCCAAGGTTAATGAAGTTGCTCTGGCCAAAGTTCGTGAGGATAAAGAGCGTGAATCCAGAGACGGTTTCGACGGTACCTGGATCGCACATCCCGATTTGGTTCCTGTGGCCCGGGAAGTGTTTGAAAAAGCTTTACAGGGTAAACCCCACCAGAAAGAGCGGCTAAGGGAAGAGGTCCAGGTCTCGGCAAAGGACCTGCGGACCTTTGTGGTACCTGGGGGTCAAATCACGGAAGGAGGGGTTCGTAATAATATTAGCGTTGCCTTACAGTATATTGAATCCTGGCTCCGAGGTATCGGTGCGGTGGCTATCTTTAATTTGATGGAAGATGCAGCGACTGCAGAAATTTCCAGATCTCAATTATGGCAGTGGGTCCATAATCCCCATGCTGTCCTCGATGATGGACGAAAGGTAACCGTTGACCTCTATCGCGCCTGGCTACCCGAGGAATTGGAGAAGATTAAATCCCTGTTCGGCGAAGCACGCTATCGTACAGGAAAATTCGACCTGGCTCGACAAATTCTGGATAAGCTGGTGCTGGAGAGAGATTTCATCCAGTTTTTAACTTTGCTTGCCTACGATTACCTGGATTAGAAAAAGAAGGGGGAATCTATCCCCCCCTCTTTTCTTCTTTCTACTCCTGCTTTTCGATTTAAAGGTTAAGCAACTTTAAAAGTACTTGAGTCTCCCATCTACAAGTGCCATGAAGACTTCACCTTGATACGATAAAGAAAGGAATCAGCAAGGAGAAACTTAACTTTAGCCGGCTTGAAGAAGGGCCTCGTGCATAGCTTCTGCCACGATTTCTTCTGGATGGGCATAGTGGTAATCGCGGAGCTGGTAGTAGTAAGAACGGACACGGGATAACTGGGGAATAAGGCTTTTACTGAGCTCTTGAACCCGATCTCTCAGAATGGCTATCTGCTCCATTTCCAATCTTATACCCATAAAATGAACGATATGCAACAGGGTCTTGACCTGCTCGGTTTCCAGAAACTTGTTCTCAAGGATCCTTAACTTGGCTTCTATAAGAAGCATCTGGTAAAGAAGGGCATTCTTCTCCTTGGAGGCTTTCATAGCTCCCAACTGGCCTAAAAGGGCCTGATACTCGAAAGCCCATTCGGGTAGGGTAGATTTCGTGATAACATTAACCTTGGAAAGCGTTCGACCGAAGAAGTCCAGGAGTTGACTGAATTTCGAATAGGCATTGTTTTTAAACCATATTTTAATGGTTACAGGACAGTTTTTCATTCTGCCGATCAGGGAATTAACTTTGTCTTGCTCTTCTCTTAACTCCTCGATGAGAGTTCCTAAATTCTCACTTTTACGCTTGAAAACTTTTTCAAGTTCCCGCGTGCCAGGGGAGTATGGTAGCATGAGCTCCAGATCTATAAGCCTCAAGTCAAGTAAATCTTGAGCCGTTTTTTCCAACTTTTTGAGCTTTTCATTTGCCTCCCGGTCTAAAATCAAGGCTCGGGTTTTAGAAAGTAAATTCTCCAACTTCTTTTCCTGTTCTTTTATTTCAATGGCAATCTTCCAACCCATTTGCTTGAGTTTTTCCCTGTCTGCTTCCAGGTCATCCGGGCCATTATTACCTTTATCTACCGGTTTTTCTTCAAAGGCCGGCTTTTCTTCTTTTCCCTCTTCTACTTTATACCTCGCCACCCATCTTTTAGAACTCCCAGGAGTGGTAACCCGGTCAATCATGCGTTCTAACTCTTCCGGATTTTCGCTGAACCCACTGAAAATAATGGTCTGAGCCTTTTCCTTCAGTTCAGAAATCGTCTCTGCCAGCTCTTTATCCTCCAGGGTTAATAATTCTAAAATTTCGGCATCTATCCCTTCTAAAGTTGCCTCTTCAAGGGTCAAGGTACTGTCTAAGTGAGCTATTCTCCAAAGTATTTTATGATACTCTAGAAGGATCCGGTAAGCTTCAAATAAATAGTTCAGTTTCGGGTCATTGTATTTTTTGAAACTCATAAGTTCCGGCTTAAGAGCACGGAAGAGGGTAATGTCCCTCAAGTTATAGGCCGACATCGCAAAAACAATCCCGCTGATTAGAACGGTGATCGCATAGGAAAAATCTTTGGAATAGGCCAGATCGGAATTGGAAATTAACAGCTTAGAAAAAGGGCTAATGAGGGCAAAGGTCTCGTCTAAAATAGCTTTGGATTGTGGCTCAACGATTTTATCTCGAATAAAAGTTGCCTTAGCAAATAAATCCAAAAACCTCTCCCGATCATCTAATTCAGTCTTAACAGGTTTTACTGCAGGAGTTGGTAATTGGGTTTTTTGTAAAATACCGAGAAACAAAATAAAATCCTGGGCTGTAAAACCATCGCTTATAAAATGATGGGTTAAAACCTCCAGAATTTCTTCTAAAACTGCCTTCCGAATTTTTGAAGAACCGGGATCTAAAAAGGTTTCCAGTTTTTTATTCAAAATTTCTCTATATGCTGGCGGGCAACCCCTGTTCAGGAGAGCCATAAGGGATTTTTTAGCTTTGATTTTTTCAGAAGGTTCAGAAGAATTAGCCAGTTCACCGAGTCTGGTTTTAAGTGCCGTTTTGTACTCTTCGCTTTTACTGTATACACAAATTTCATGAAACAGAAGTTCAAATTGCTCTTCTTCCAGCCGGGTCGGAATAACGGCCATGGCTCCCTTTAAAAACTCCTGTTTAATTTCTCCATCTACATCCATGGGAGACTCAGGCTCTGGAAAATCTTCAGGATGATAAACTTTCCGCACTGTCTGTTCATCTGGAACGATCGGTATAAGATCTTCTGATCTGGCCGCAGAGCAGAGGGTTTCAATCAGTAAACCCTCCCGACAGGTTTTGGGTTGAATCGTTTCTCCCTGCTGATGAGTTTCAGGAAACCCGTACCCGGTAATTGGAGAAGGAAGAGCGGTCAAAACCGGGAGTTTCTTCCCATCAGGCCCATTTGACAGGATGTTAACTTCCGCAAAGTCTTTTTCCCCCATCCGGGTTGTCTCCTGGGTTAATTCAGGAAAAGTTTTATTCAAAGATAATCCGATACCGGAGGGGATCAAAATCTCTACTCTGGGAGCAAGATTTTTTAACCAGGTCGCATCGACTTCTGGACAATTCAGGCAGATAAAACCATTGGCCGGAAATCCTCCTGGATCGGAAGATCTTAAGTGAGAAGATCGGGCTTGAAGACTTCGTAAAGCCAGAAAGCCTATGATCACACCCAGGTCGTAACAGATGAAGACCTTTCGTCCCTTCGGGATGAGTTTGTAGAGGAGACGTAAATTTTCCAATTTTAATAGAAGAACTTCCAGCCATTGAGAATATCCTTCGGTAGGAAACGCTCCAAAGGGGTATGCCGTCGTCTTAAGGGGCAGGGTTCTCCAACCGGGTACCTGGTACAAAGGAACAGATTGAAAACCCAAACCGGGTATTACAATAAGTAGATCTTCAACACCCTCTCGGGCTAATTGATAAATCCGCTGTTGAGTCAGTAGGGCATCGGTAACCTGGCGCATAACGGAACCAATACCGGGTTTTCTGCCCATATATAAACTGTCTTGATCGTTTTCCTCCTCAGGTTTCAGGTCTGCTCTGACGAAATATCGATCATGACCCTTTTCAACCTCTACCAGATTCCAGACTTGCTGAGAGGCTGTTTTATTACCCAAATCGGGAATGAGAAATTGCCTGATCTCATGGAGATTCTGACTCGTAGAGAGGATATGAACTTCCAGGGGAACTAAATTTTGGTTGATCAATTCCTGGGCTGAAGAGAAGTTTTGGGTAATGGTAACAGGACCTAAATATCGAACAATTGTCTCTTCACCCAGCCGAAGCTCCAGATATCTTATATTTTCTGTTAAGTTTTTTGCAGAAATGGCGAATCGCTCAATCTCTCGATAAT
This sequence is a window from Candidatus Limnocylindrales bacterium. Protein-coding genes within it:
- the sppA gene encoding signal peptide peptidase SppA; protein product: MGYIRILWNLLKNFLMGLRILFFILFLVFIGVLYWEFFREPKVKPDTVLVINMEGSILDMPPMDPFTTRLAGEDIQTLQGILNNLKKATIDKRIIGILLNIKRFHAKFTTTQEIREALIKFKESGKKVFAYLEDIGMRSYFLVSPADKIYLSPSGETFLGGIRVEIPFYRKMLDKIGITPEFVYIGKYKTAPQSFIRDSMSEDHREVMNDLLDDFYNGYVEQIAAARGVPISRVKEWIDNGLYTAYESLLAGIVNELVYESQLDEKLRRELGLPEEADSQVEKEETVWEKWLTRWRITEKKTPLNKLNNTQYARVSVKAPGLHEEGEKVAIIYAQGIIVSGRSVNALGGSNQIGSDTLVKLIKNLVEDKKIKGILLRVDSSGGSSQASDIIWNSIQEARQKKPVVVSMADVAASGAYYISVPADCIVAYPLTITGSIGIFGGKFSTKGLYDLIGLNIETLQRGKNAGMFTSVRTFTEEERERFRHNVQAGYDEFISKVSQGRRMPLEVVDAVAQGRIWTGKRAVELGLIDRLGGIETAIEILKEKIGIPKEKDITLVAYPKIENPFQILLKRLRETRINTKLPDSILELQQELEELAALENEHFFAWWPYRIYLE
- the aceB gene encoding malate synthase A, which translates into the protein MGNLKVPEGMQITGKITPEFEQILTSEALNFITSLEREFGERRRALLQKRVERQAEIDAGQMPDFLAATENIRKGSWKVAPIPADLQKRWVEITGPTDRKMMINAFNCGADIFMADLEDANSPTWQNMVEGQINLRDAVERKLEFTSPEGKSYKLNEQIATLLVRPRGWHLHEKHVLIDGKPMSGSLFDFGLYFFHNARKLVEKGTGPYFYLPKLESHLEARLWNDVFEMAQDTLGIPRGTIKATVLIETILAAFEMDEILYELRDHIAGLNAGRWDYLFSIIKKFRNRSDLNLPDRAQITMTVPFMRAYTELLVKTCHHRGAHAIGGMAAFIPSRKDPKVNEVALAKVREDKERESRDGFDGTWIAHPDLVPVAREVFEKALQGKPHQKERLREEVQVSAKDLRTFVVPGGQITEGGVRNNISVALQYIESWLRGIGAVAIFNLMEDAATAEISRSQLWQWVHNPHAVLDDGRKVTVDLYRAWLPEELEKIKSLFGEARYRTGKFDLARQILDKLVLERDFIQFLTLLAYDYLD
- a CDS encoding DUF3500 domain-containing protein, whose translation is MNRVHQILFLNRKTLGFSIGLIAIVFGALGMTAPKSDMPRHEDMVTAAQKFLEALGPGLGARAVFPFESEERFKWHFVPNEMFKRSGVSIKEMTYDQRKAAHALLRSALSSQGYLKATSIMQLEAVLREIEDRAGTRRFDRDPELYWFRIFGTPSNDSPWGWSVSGHHLSLNFSSVTNELTATTPLFTGSNPAHVLEGPYTGLRILAAEEDLARALLASLDESQRAKAILSPTAPKDILTENARRLNLEAPTGLPVSEMNENQRSLLMRLIAEYIQNLRRDLAHAKLEKIKKAGIEKIYFAWAGSTEPGKEHYYRVQGPNLLIEYDNTQNNANHIHAVLRDPEDDFGEDLLRKHYAESEHHKKNQ
- a CDS encoding UbiD family decarboxylase; the encoded protein is MSDHKILRCTRDFIELLKKENQLWILEDEVDPHLELAQIQREVCRRKGPAVLYTRVKGTPFPVVTNLYGSAQRLELAFGERPFRFIQRLAEMIHQLMPPTAKKLWATRNVWGQVLRIGLKNRRRGAVFENSIQPVDLMQLPQIKSWPEDGGAFITLPLVYTESPSTGKSNLGMYRMQMFDATHAGMHIQIHRGGGFHYHEAETSGNPLPVNVFIGGPPAMTLAAIAPLPEDIPELLFASLLMGQKLEVGRPDKAFGRIVWDSDFCLQGWIPPGKRRPEGPFGDHYGYYSLCHEYPYMEIKSIHYRKGAIYPATVVGRPPQEDHYIAEFLQELLAPLFPLVMPGVMKVWAYEESGVHSLAGAVVKNRYYKEAFTSALRILGEGQLSLTKFLLVTDQNVDPKNFKEFFTRILERADFRQDLFILSNISQDTLDYTGPRINEGSKAILLGLGEKKRTLPTQWRGTFKSPQFTHAEYFCPGVLCVTGTSFKHRPDLALDLVQEPAIQDFAMVFLLDDARAAVRSPEDFIWHVFTRFEPAADIYGRKVEVRFHLGIEGPVVVDCRLKPWYPKVLEEDPEVARRVQQKWGATLDTLCKQG